CTGAGTGGGCTCTACTGGGGACCCTGGTACTGGTGGATGCATTTGGAACAGACCCAGAAGCTTGTGGATTAGTGTTCCTGGGCTGAATAACTGTGGGATTGAGACCTGTTTTGGTCTTAGCCACCGTACCAATGCTCATTCTCGTACTGTTAGCAGTGCTTGGCCGTGTGCATGCACTGAGGAGAGTGCTAGGTTGCATTCCACTGGTTAGATGAGATTTTTTGGATTTTACTTTTGCTAGGGGTTGTTCTTGGCTGGGGTGAGCCAAGACTGCTACAGATTGATTTAACTGCGctctgggctggctggctgcttgtgtgtgtggcctgatcACAGCAGTGGTTTTCTTTCCATTTGGGGCCTGCTTTTGGTCTGCAGGTCGCCTTGGGCCAACTGACtgtgtgatggatttgagggcATTGATTCGTGCAGTTAAGGAGGCTGTGGTGAATGTCTGTGTGCGAGTGGCTTTATTGGCCTCttgtttattgttgttgtttgttattGTGGCTTTCTGTGTGGTGCTGCGACGTGGCACGCTGGTGGCTTGAGAACCAGCCTTGCCACTTAATGGCGgaaccttccctccttccttcttcacTTTCAGAGCATTTGGACCCTGGTTCTCTTTCCCTGTGTACGTCTGTTGATGCAGAATCAAAAATGGACTATGAACAATCACATGGCATTACATTGGCTTCTGTTCTTATGTCCAGTGTAATACACAATGCATTCTGCTCTTGGGAGTGCAACATGGGAGTTTTCCAAAAGCCCTTTTGAGTCTTCAACATATTCTCAACATTTTATTAGCCATTTTGAAGAGTTGCGACTGTGCATGGCATAACAATGCATATACGTTTGCATTTAATTTCATGTCTCCATATTAGATTAATGGATTGTGATACTACCCCTCCCTGAAACTGAGAAACTCTGAAACAGATGCTATACTTACATATACCGTCACAACAGACGTGGACGATTTTTTCACATGAGCAACATCGCGTAGATAGGgtctgaggaaaggaaaaaatgtACTTAACATGAGACAACACAGTAGGCCACGATTGTTCTACCCAAGGCGGGGGGATTTCCGCGATAAATATGATTTGCCCCCCCCAagaaatcactgtaaacatacgaacatttaaataatattaataatatacatttaacatattacaatgtaggctatgtgttacagcagtaactttggtgtccccctcagggattgctcttgagaaaatgtcatataattgtgtgtgtccaaaattgatagcagacTTTCGCCAATGACCTAAGAGCATAACTTCAGTTTCGGTAACTGGGTTTCTTACTTTGGATTGATGGGTTTAAGTTTTCCCTTTGCAGCCAAATATTCCATCAACTTCTGCTTGCGTAACTCTGGAAAGAAAGGTTGCAGTGAAGAAACTTTACAGTAAGGCATATTGCATAACATTAACGTATATTTACGGTTCATAACCAATGCATGCAGGTTTGCGATTTATATGATAGCTTATCAGCAACCATTCCATCTGAATTCTTCCCACAGCCAACATCTGCTACGGGAATAGCGTTAGGTTAGCTGGCATGCGAGCTAGAATGGCGAATTTGCCTTTACAACTATTGTTGTTTATTAGACTAGCTACTCTGGCAAGCTAACTACTGGTGCTAACGTTACAGTTGAATACATCTCTCAACAATCTTTCAGATACAGTAGCACCAACTCATAGTTGGTtatctagctagctctagcctaGTAAACCACTGTACAGTCAACAGTATTTTGAGACGGATAttattgttagcctagctagctaactagctatccATCTCACAGCACAATTAGCAACTAGataagctacagtactgtagagtTTCCAACTGtttattagctagctagctagtctagctagtcaACAACTACACTACGCTAGCGGCAGCACCTGTACACGGAATTTCATACCTTTTCTATCGGGTTTGGAAACGGTTTCCCCTTGGTCCATGACTGATTACTATAAAACccccttattattattattcaaatgTTCTTTTAGTGCGTTTAGATAAGTCCGGTCCAGTTACAACTTATCATCCGCAGTGGTATTTTCAAAACACCCGGGTTTGATTGGCTTCTTTTGGACAAGGCAGACCTTCGTATTCCATTGGACCGTttgaattatttttttaaaaccCAGAACACATCAATGCTGTTTGATTGGATGTGTAGCGAAGGAGAGGGCGGGTTCTGGGTTGGTTCATTTTAGGCTTCGTCATTTGTAGACGAGATTTCTTTAGGTCTACAATtatagctctagctatcttaaagatcctgtaaagtggacctggaaacgagttttaagttctccacatcacagaataatgtgttattaactacccatccaaattcgaatgaaaaaataacaccgacaagtatgttaaattaggcttttaaatcgtgaaaaaatcagcagtcttctcaccttgagactggggggggctccaactaggctacttctaacacattagctaccatttcaccaaaataccatcattctacaccgagtagtctaatatcaatttagcggtttgcactaactcatagcagagatacctctggaaaagttatctagtataattataacaagcacacagaactgagtgatgaactgctggcggcggtagatggtccaggtgcgaccggaggatgaacggccggaggggcgatgctcggtacggctccgcgctgcaagagaagccgtgtgttggtgaaccccgtctgtctctggtccatgttaaaactgtccgctgtgaaatggtcagtgcaaaggcggctgttggagtttatccgaagctttccatgagcgtgtctcttcacaaaatctatccacctattttttatttcattagcaatagtgaacttaaatggcgttgcagcgcagctgtaattcttgctctggataagagcgtctgctaaatgtaaatgtaacaaatcAGCGCCCTTTTATGTGATGTTTGACGGGATATCAACTGCCAGACTCTTAATTAAGGATTATTAGAATGGTCTATTTATTTCAGAATAACTGCATTGTTATACAACAGCAAGGGACATTCGTTATCAGTGCAAATGACCAATTACTTACAATGATAAATAGGTGTaaataatacataaataaatcaataaataaaatatataaccTTATTATAGATGGAATTAAATTATGTTTTTCTACAATCAGCAACATTTCATTTAGTAGGTTTGCAACATCATTAAGGTAATGATGGCGCATCAATAAATTACAAGACCGTGATGATGGAAGCAAACAGAAAACGTTCCAGAATGATAAATTAAAAGTCGAGTGCTCACCAAAACATCAAAGCTCAAATGGcaccatcttgtggtgaacTTTGACTGTAAAGTCAATACACTCGTGCAAACTTCCTGTACTTAGTACATACATAATCCCTACGAAATATACGATGTTCTATTTCTAACACTGTGACAGTCTTGACTGTTGTCTTTAGTTCGTGACGGTAAAGTTGGTGCAACGCTGCTTGGGTGGCAACTCGCACATATCCACCTGCCGATCCACACCATCCTGGACTCCGGTGCTGATATACCAACCGGTGTATAGGGCGGACATGAGCGTGCTGCTGTCCACGCCCGTATCCCGTCGGTAAAAGAGGAAGCGCACGTTGTCGCTGTCCGTAGGGATCCTCGTTAAGTCGCCCTTCACCTCCTAAGGGAACAAGGGTAGAGGTCAATTTCACTAAATGTCAAGTCACACTTTTCATTCACCTCTGAGTGAATTTCATCTTAATTGTGACGAACAATGTCAATGATGAGAATGCCGACCTCACCATTATAAAATGTTGCTCTTAAATTGTGTTCAGTTAAAATGTTGCTTATACCTCCAACCCCAGGGTGGGTTTTCCTAAGTTTTTGGAGCAGGACAGGTAGAGTTGAGTGCCCTTGATGGCTAGGGTCACAGGTCTGGCTCCCGCCAGACTAGATGAGGGAGGCCTGTAGGTAGACAGGTTCAGACGCACTGTGGAGAAAACCAGGGGGAAATTAGTTTTTACATGTATCACCCACCAAACCTCAACATACATTTAGCATTGACCATGCCATTGAACTGTGATTTGATGTTGATGAGGACATGTCTATTGTCTGTCTTTGTTTCATGTTTGtttcatgtttgttttgtgCCTGTCTGTACTGGATGACATCCCATGTTTTTGTACAGCAAATTGGTCAAAGACTGTTGTTTTTAATAGTGCTCTATAAATAatacattgattgattgatatAATTGGTTGAGATTCTCACCTTTGCGGTGGTCATTGCCATTCTGCAGCCTCACAGCTTGCAGCTCCATGGCCATCAGGACCCAGTGCTTCTTGTCACAGTCCACCACACTGCACTCCACCCCCTGGCCTTTTTCGAAACCACTTATCCGGGCGCTTTCCTCCTCACCCAGATTTCTGAAACCACTTATTCTGGCGCCTTCCTCACACTGGTCGGCCTCCTCCGTATGATGCACCATTTTTTCTACAAGGGTTAAGAGCAACTACGTTTAGTGATCTGTGAGCGTTTCTCGGTTCCATCTTGCTTGGGAAAGATTCAGTCAAGGTGTTGCTTAAGGGTTATCTATTGTAAACGACTTTGTTCGATCACTAACAGCCAAGAGGAGATGCCTATGACATGGCACTACAAACCGCAGCATACTGTTGGAAATCCCAAGATACTTTTCCGACCAATCCCAACACGTTTTAAAATACTCATGGTTCAATATACTAACACAAGAAAAAGCCTAATATGGCTCTTTCGACGCTAGTCTGATGCATCCTGATTGGCTTACCTTCCACCACGCTCTCCAGCATCAAGCTGAGCAGGTCTTCATCTCTGAACCCGGGGCTCATGGTCCTCTGGTGGTCCCTCAGACGCTCCAGAGCGATGATGAGGTTCGCCACCCGCCTCATGGAGAGGGGATGATGGGAGATCTCCAGGCCCACGCCATGGGGCATCTTGGAGCTCCAGGTGTGACTCTCAGATGTTGTCTGTGAACAAGGTTTGGAGGAGAACCTTTTTTTTACTTGATGTTTTTAATGACACTATTTGTTTCACTTGTTTTGTACATCTGTGGctttgtggttgtggttggccTGCTACGGTACTCACCATTGTTGGACACTGATTCATTAGAAACTCCATGTTGTGTTTAAAGTTAGATCTGCAACAGATAAACATTGAATTTAAAATGTTATCTAACTCATTTCTGTAACACCATTCACATAATCTGGATATAACTCAACAATAATTCAAGATTAACTGTCAAAACCCCATTCTCTAAAAGACATACTACATTAATGTAGCAGTAATTGAAAAATATACAGAAAGGATATTTACCTGTGAGAGATTATACTCTATAAATGGTAGTCAATAGGTTTTCTTTGCTGTGTTCTCTTCCAAGTTGTCCTTGAAGCAGTTGGTTGATGAGTACAGGTGCGGACATGCAGGTTTATATACccactgtctgcttgtctgggaTTTCCCTGCAGAGGAAGTGGGATGGATCTCTCTCACCATCACAGCCACACCAGACACGGTTTGTGGTATGGGTGATGACACACCGGACACACAAGAGTGGAAGCTTCTGTTTAGATCAACTTTTTGTTGTAACACGCACATTGGTTTTTGTGGTTATTATGGAGTTGGCTAAGAAGGTAAACCAGTTTAACAAGTGTTAAACTGTATGACACTTTTCCTGTGCTGTTGAATCACAGTATAATGTGGAACACTGTGTGATCATTAAATGCTTCTCTTCTTGGTCTACAAAAACTCAAAATCATTGGACAAGTCAGATTGTTCATCTGAATAataggtcgctctggataagagcgtctgctaaatgactaaatgaataaaaagatATACATATTATGTatagaaaatgtattttattataaTCAAAAATTCATAAAACAAAACTACAACTTGTTTTTATGATCAGCTTTCATACTAATCTTTAAACACAAACGTATATATGTATTGTATAAATTCCAGAAGATTATTATATCAAAGCTGAACAGTTTACCAAAATGACTCAAGTATGTGTGTTCTACGCATTCATACACTTGACAAATGTACTAATTCAGGCCATCTCAAAATGTTGCGGGTTTTAAGATAAAAAAAATTCCAATGGCTCATCATCTCACACCGCATCACGTCCTGTGCTCTCTAGGTGTCACGGAGGTTTAAAGTCTGTAAAGTTACAATTGGTTGGGTCCAGTTGTGACTGCTACAAACCAGTGGAATTTTTTTCAAGGAGCATGTTACATGAATGCATCGCTGTTTAGTTTGAGATGTTAGTGATAAAACATCCTTCTGCCAGCAGTCCTGGTATTGGACAGTTTTAATGACATGTTTTTGTCATGTCAAATGATTGTTGAAATGTGGTTGTTTGTGAACAGTTCCACTTTCTTTTAGATCAGTCATATTAATATGGAAAGCAGTCAATATATTGACCGCCATGAGGTGTTGGTGTTGCACAAACTAGCTGATCTAGTTGAACTGTTATTCCTTGTTGACTTTCCTCATAATTATttcaataaaaatatttttttaatccacATGCATATCTTTAATGTATAGTTATTATACCAATGTTGGAAAATGTTGTGGCCAACCCTTTTGATCTGTTAATCTAGGACGGGAATTTGAGAATTTCCTGACGTTTCCCCGTGTTGATTAGGCAGGGTTGGACTGGATGGAGAAATTCCCACAGACGTAATCAGTGTTGTTAAAAAGCAGTTTAGTATTACTCAAGACAAACTTTGACACACCGCTGCCTTCCTCTGCTTCAAATTTCACTTCCCTGTTAAAGCGTTGGTTCACCCATGTCCTCTGGCGAATCTCCCAATCAGAAACCGATATGGCCCAGATTTCAGCGGTGATACTCACGCAGGCTTCATTTGTCTACTTTTGGGAACATTCCTCATAAATATGGAACATACCGTTACCGTTTTCACATTCCTTGGCATTACATTCAAAAACAGAAATGTTATTAAAGTGCATTCCTAcatattttattaatttagcagacgcttttatccaaagcaacatacacagTGCATATACAAAGTGCATATCGTTTTAGTGTTAAAATACCATTCATGCATTAAAACTCAGAACGATTTCCTTAAGTATGCAGAGCTAGTTTCAACTAGTTCAGTCCAGACACAAATGAACAAGCAAGCCCAAACCTCACAGAAACAATATGAAACATTTACAGAGTAGTAGAGAATAATATCTCCAGTTTATTAAGAATTTTCTTCATCTTCAAAACATATTCCGATAGTAATTATAAAACGGTATGTACACATTTCAATTTTAAGTTAATGCATGCCAGAGAACAAAAACTGATTTCTTTTCACCCAGTCAGAATAAACTCCTACTCTCACAAAACAAAGTAAataaaagcaataaaaaataataataataattgttcaTCACAATTACTGACAGTGTTCtgaggtaaaaaaataaaaaaacacagagCAAGAAACTGGATGAAAACCATGTACCCTTTAAGGGTGTGTATGggcggaggggatggaggggtcaTGACTTGGTACCGACCAGGAAACACAGACTTCTGGACTCAAAACATACATCCACATCTACGAAACCAGCAAGAAACTATCCAATCAAATAAAACCCAGGCAAATCCTAACCTGTTTCAGGGAGGGCTACAATGGAGTATTGAGGGACCAGGAGTGCTACTACAAGGTATTGCTGACCAGCAGAGTTAGTAGAGTACAAAGTGATGTCCACACCATGGAGATGAGAGGACCCCAGCATTCTACAAGACCAGTACCGATTGCTTCTGTGGTACGGTTTGGCTGTGTTGGGTTGAGGCCAAAAGTTGTAACACAAAGCCTACCATGCTcataggaacaggaagtgaagaaaGCTCGACAATGGACGCTCCGCTGTGAGGTAAAGATGAGTAACCAATTGGGATCCATCCAGAACGGAAAGAGATGAACACACCCTTTCTGGTTTCTCCTGGGTAAACCCTAAGCAATTAATAATAAGTATTGGTCTCACCACAATAACAATGGGGTGTCAGAGGGCCAGGTGAGGGAATACAATAGCTGTGCCTTAAGGCCGCTTAAACCCTTGGGCCGGGTCCCTTCTAGTAGTACTAAGATAATGACTGTGTAAACTGCCTCTGTGACTATATTTGGTTCGGTAGCATAAGACTTCCTGTTGTTTTCTAGATTATCTCTGATAACTGAGTAGCATTCGATTCACTGCAAGACCATTTGCCGTTTTTTGAATTAAACACAAGAAATACAACATCTGAAAACCTATATAAACATTATCTTTTGGCTTATTCCAAATCATCTTACAATGTCAACCTGTAATGTCCTAGTTAACATATTGAACAGCATCATATAATAAATTCTGAATTTGATTAAAAAATCCTTTACAATCCATTACCTTAATTTGCCTGCATGACTCCAAACCTGCACAGTAAACATTTTCCATAGATTTGTTTCCAGCGAATTTAATTTACCCTcccccacatacatacacacaaacatatttccCATTCTTTGGACTCATAACTGTGCCTCTATTATCCCACTATTAAAAACCTTGTTCCTTCTCCAACAAGCACAAGTCCGGATCCGTTTCCATATCTATATAAACACTTGCAGCAGATATGTGAAAGCTGTCAGGCACAACAGCACAGAGAAAACCCAAATCAGGGGGTTGAATGATGCTTTGTTACCATAGCGATATGAAAAGGACTGCCTGTGTGATCATCTTGGAGATCCGTGAGTCTGTCCTAGACTGCCCGCTCCCACCGTTTCTGTTACCAAACTTTATAACAGCTCCAATAAAAGATCTACTTCCTTTTTTGTAAAGGGGAATATACACAACTTCAGTTATATGCAAAATAAATGCAATCAATCATATAAGAGAATAGATTCTCTTTAGTGGAGGTCTCTTTATCTTTTGGTTTCTGTTTCCGTGTTCGGGTACCGTCAGAACCCAGATTACACTCACCCcttctgttcccccctccccgaCTCCCACTTGACCCTCAACCTTTCCCCCAACCTctcaccatcacccccccccccctctacagggCTAATCCAGTCCCCCTAAGGCCTGGTTCCAACCCTCTCAAACACGCCCCTCTTTTCTTCACTCCTAGGAGGTCAGGTAGGGGCttctgagaggaaggagaacagaTGGCAAGGAGAGGCAGATATATATGAGACTACTGGAACCTGGTCATAGTCAAAGCACCCAACACATCATGTCGATTGTCTTAATAACGACTGACCGCTCGTCCATCTCGATTGAATCCTCCTCAACTTCCTGGGAAAACAGGAAACGCTCCATGACCGGCTGCATCCAATAGGGATTCAGAACAGGAATCTGAGGGACGTCGGTACGGCTCCCTCTCTAACGCGCTGACGGGACGAAAGTGACGCGCAAAACCAACAAGAGGGACTCGAGAGCGAGCGTCGTTTTCCAGCACACGCGGAACGAATAAATAAGGTTTCACCCCCCCTCAGAAtccatatatatattaaaatatgACTAAAATACAATCTCACATGGTGTCATTCTGTCTCATGTTGGTACTCGTCTGAGGGGGTTACGGTCGGATGAGGAGATGGGGCTGGGCCGGGCCACACGCGCAGAAGGATGGATACTACATTACCCAGCAGACACCAGTCCTTTCGCTCAGGTGCTCCTTCTACTGAAGGCCAATTGGAAGGAAAGAGTTGGTGGCCTAACGAAAGGGACAAGGCAGGAGGCTGACAGCAAAGAGGGTgtagcgcaaacacacacacacacacaggtatggaTGCATACACACAGCCCATAGAACACACCAGGTTTGTCCCGAGTGATGAGCTGAACAAGCGACAGATCTTGGGAGGTGTGTGCAGGCATCTTACAAACGTATCAAGGCCCCTTTTAATataaaaatgacaaaataaaCACCATCTAAATCATGTAAAATGCAAGTCTACCTCCCGTCCCACCGctaccaccatcacacacaccccttctcccTCAGGGAAAGCCTTTGTATAgctcacgcgcgcacacacacacacctcttgatGGATGTAGAAGGAGATTCCACAAGTCTCTGTGTCATGTAAGGCTAAATTGTCTGTTTGATTGTTTTGTTAAGGGTGGCCAATGGCacgagtgtgtgtatttgcgttcATCTTGCACATATATACAAACGGAGTGCGTGTGGTCTGTTCTGTGTCTTTGGACCCTGCTGCTTGAGCAAGATGTGTATactcgtgtttgtgtgtacacacacacacccagaccgtCCTTTGTCCCTTTCTCCCGCGCCTACTGCATCGGTCGGCGTATGTCACATGCtgctttctgattggctgtggtggtTGGCGGTGCGAGTGGGCAGGCGGGTCTGCTcgttgaggagagaggtggtctCGTCCGTGCCGTTCTCCGGCGTGGGCGCGGCCTCCGGGGGCGTGGTGGAGACCGGGGGCGTGGCCTCCGTGCGGTGGGTGTGGCCACTCTCGGGGGACTGGGGGGTGCTGTCCAGACGGGACGCCATCAAGCCGTTCTGGTACTGGGCCCTGGTTATCTGTGGAGACCGGGTGGAGAGGTACAGATCGATCAAATGAGAAAGGGAAAGTGGCTCTGTGAAAGagtctctgtcactctgtccctgtgttcaaagagagagaaggaaggtggGGAAAtatggagaaaggagagagggaggacaagagagagaccgtaagagaggaaagagacagggagactacgagagagcagggagatgtggagagagaggacgtgAAAGTGAGACggtgtccctctgtccctccgtgggaagaagagagactgacagtggtgaggagagacagaggggtgaggagagacagaggggtgaggagagacagagaggtgaggagagacagaggggtgaggagagacagagaggtgaggagagacagagaggtgaggagagacagagaggtgaggagagacagaggggtgaggagagactgagaggaaatggagaggagagagagaggaaggacggGTCCTACCCACCCTGACAAACTGCAGGTCGGTGAGGGCTCGGACGTAGAAGTCGGGGGTGTACTGAGGGGAGGGAGCGCTGCTGTTCAGCTGGCTGCTGCTGCCGCTGACCGACAGAGACTCCTGGCGGTCCGCCCCTCCGAGAGACGACGTCCGGTTCAGACCGCTCAGGTGGGACGGGGAGCGGAACTCTggaacgcacgcacgcacacacacacaccatcgacacacacacccagaaacaCATGTTGCatgttcgcacacacacacacacacaattagaagGAAATATGAGGAAATATATATATGGATGATAAATGTGGATGAATCACACAAAAACATTGttgcacacacccaaacaatGAGTTAAGACATGCTgtcccacacacgtacacacacacacacacacgtcgcaTTCCCGAAACCATTAAGTTATGAACAATGTTAATGTCCGAGAAGATCCGCACATCATTTCAGATTCTGTGGGAGCAGGTTAGAAAAAGGTTAAGTTTGGCTACTTCAGGGGTCTCttaccctgttcctggagagctacctgcTGTAGGTGCTTGCTCCAAAACTAATCTAGCACACCTGCTTCTAATAATAAGCTGATTGATCAGGTAACGAGTGTTGAATCAGGTTGAATAAGTGTGGTTGCAGCAAGAACCAACAGGCAGGTAagatctccaggaacagggtagCAGACCCCTGGGTctaatttgacacggccagcaGAAATTTGATTGCCACATCCctctaccagcagagggcgccgttCACAAGCTGGCGTCATCCAAGCTTCCCTCGACCCCCGCAGTGCTGTCTATCCtacgcccccccgccccccccccccccccccccccccccgcccccacagaAGACGTACTAGCAGATATTACCACAGGGGAGGATACGTCCACCGGGGGGCCTCAGTGAGTCATAGGAGACTGTTTTACCTGGACATGTTGGTTAGATTAGTTGTCAGAGTCGGTCCAGCA
Above is a genomic segment from Osmerus mordax isolate fOsmMor3 chromosome 24, fOsmMor3.pri, whole genome shotgun sequence containing:
- the LOC136932557 gene encoding interleukin-1 beta-like; this encodes MEFLMNQCPTMTTSESHTWSSKMPHGVGLEISHHPLSMRRVANLIIALERLRDHQRTMSPGFRDEDLLSLMLESVVEEKMVHHTEEADQCEEGARISGFRNLGEEESARISGFEKGQGVECSVVDCDKKHWVLMAMELQAVRLQNGNDHRKVRLNLSTYRPPSSSLAGARPVTLAIKGTQLYLSCSKNLGKPTLGLEEVKGDLTRIPTDSDNVRFLFYRRDTGVDSSTLMSALYTGWYISTGVQDGVDRQVDMCELPPKQRCTNFTVTN